The Toxoplasma gondii ME49 chromosome XII, whole genome shotgun sequence genome includes a region encoding these proteins:
- a CDS encoding hypothetical protein (encoded by transcript TGME49_245530~Predicted trans-membrane domain (TMHMM2.0):79-102:106-129:148-171), whose protein sequence is MVDRILRTHWRPLRVSPSRPSMARDGKNIDAGSPEGRPAADSTALTPWCAGDCFPPFPDDILGWLRFANSSQLHSHLYQMCLLRLAFLCQTLLVLGLTYCSVQVSKGVLLLFLFTVLIWFAVEGGLHLAQSAFSWGGTGRRRRQHVKDVSIQPCMTLALLCELITPQVAVWVLDLPAKTVLTTRLLSSSICRILSFCARLSPADLFVVSSVDVGLSIGAVTSLRRWANNSEDVALVAAASAALLFSGLTTGLSSPGTPGRTTGSVFPFSGVLSRWTEEDSQQENPRCNENIPEHHGHAAKTGVAGPGYRSVFYLEERKRVPHVVSQDEKNQNFQAENRFRVTSVGQSGAGSGHPFFTRVGFGADSEMSSHTTTTLFASHPRVLAPMLQPSMLTPSGLLSGHLDPCPSHSTASPGGTGNNNVSRVGHWPLRKKAVASVHNVEFYETPSCPSSCLTGPVQKHPIWDLWSNTYHVNTHEAEPRSATDVAGLVLRASDILILSSLERCGHTIQMLTTHSVPKFQESGGDSVSEVDCRLLNEVVLVECHHVVDELELIHKNLVGILRLLGRCSPGCFVSSATVSNYPSTDEVNPPISKQPNSDLWERCHGGCPSKSSRRAVGNIQATCPACGSSDLLQCVCIAIDQPRPFELYHCMDLLKRGAAVVAQATSVKVRVAIADDVDSLTSVRYGDCFGVPKTEAVNIRDELGHAQRLTVELHSYQGRMRQSGEFPEDPIAGGVTRGTVTHGVSERAASSCEGDVNDLCRNVRNMGRQKELWLEGHEKELLVVLQSLIAAVSAAASPGDEVTLSVRVDTETSPGCLEHADFCSADPATGFRHLETDRGDEDALPCESEFDSSKGRATRSTSPFFVTWEQQMESAWHAFCFEVTLLTSRGISLEKPGVSAEAEIDMHQMTPHLLAAFIRECLDLPRCVYAPHSYERDNYTSTQQVPRAGIRGYRGATTNDGTCRGVQHGVDSMLGAEHEHSGRRSERMMVDELESTRASCNGVARCPVTGGRSQSPSDGWAADKPAVPHDKLNALSSVLRFCQAVIERRFGGRLGTSRVNTSADFQKTRIPREIARDTVNKTVEERRSESYSQELTNLLARRRESTGEASSRADKGLRLAQVPSQDGFSVFFTLPLRRCPLPPGASNTCDRLRFVETGYGKIPGHEASLAGGDHRRHADVGVTPICAGSPGRGHLCQPRRSGTEKHMQFSEAGVTHQPGSRSDGNTEMRSLSSGARIGNSAGLWSLDDSPATARSLSVPQASGCRAAAHPTVFPEKRNAAHSLHTAETVERIGCKMKTRSLTRDTRRQQGSGGPLEELEGKEHNVQQAVRDHGPVRQLLKIREQKTFEDGEANNRFRSGLLRGNEEGEFPGRGPAEGNTPTGSTWNTSKCTATRECLLDFALRHTSKKRPKYGCLQDSDKTSSSTDEFPTRSRVLLPFGDVPSLIPFVSSEPALVAEMKPKEDAGNNINVQSTQTPVSCHRPQRDWPPTAASLSSHQTATKCQVLNPDTPTVDVSIPWGVPGTYGVLKASSRTSDRSTEECTRNGEGKGSSDARVDAGKPTGCASGSHACLQMRDVKHIRNDQGEGALHTPSVACWVCKMSPKARERALRHNHFPPFSSSADESAFSAAADALFDESVRIDQEHKHNAKLLSPDSAVSENRVEGLSRQSKGPSMLGGALSHSVAEKREMTKNEQQREENVGGRKNAHIDRETSIRFRVVQPVLSGELNTTNTVGLTGPPSPRRTSGSGHCTSARRKSSNSLDIPLCSPMVAGKPRMGILGEEREPWCFPAGSHRDLRPCSEAAFAFQSAVDPLDSNYESEEACELRQPGKGLRQHGRTYQMEKRGEGDQKKRESEKVVETGLERQSNAQKQLDPVPQTEETAATGDSPAGIDAIRIGLQQCLDLQRKKHGVGTSANPTHRLVGHTLPAQGTEAFLDGTLSDQSVNRRTEEQQTPGNSFSYVPLLEHANAKSNSLHDEPLAGGVETLWSGSSGDRPATDHAPLYGTVRSLLSSDRGKQTTSRRGEGYEEEVSTHRERIKMNMQSAATARGQQERRHSCPTEPLLGPACTHMDHASSLQVIQDESAGDCGSRDGFAGILLMPLSSHVYAIPSRIALKRQGETGEKGTLWVDSQEQGDVRLRDNDGADGNKEAIRFRTIHSSTRTPPPCPVQRVAPNEAEERKETATHSVFIDTIEGLGEEDQQERRWIQLQQEEQQLRMQLKRTTGLLESLAARRKKTYHNVPAADNERPPTVPSFVKTADVESNANMGGSNQDGRTRGGKNDARQSEDTCQKEHEAPFILTRSLDAEGHDKVVLAASRGWSPSCLSAGKILSSSSPREAPLSSSNNEAFTWNRARYQGFSGAEEELFPSARAEIPGGKTFTSPPVVWGRQGAIGANGTPMIVPRKLRETTYENDQCRTNDACGFARGKHQTWLSIYGTPLTAVRTVSSGSQGSEKRQSGTLMSTLQRKDRDSGGCEQVGLKNRKGCSLGFSTAHIPMGFHGTPMTEPRIVRPRGSPEHSNENGRRQ, encoded by the exons ATGGTGGACAGGATTCTCCGCACACACTGGCGTCCTCTGCGTGTTTCGCCAAGCCGACCTTCAATGGCGCGCGATGGCAAAAACATCGATGCTGGCTCGCCAGAGGGTCGGCCTGCAGCCGACTCCACAGCCTTAACACCGTGGTGTGCCGGTGACTGTTTTCCACCCTTCCCGGATGATATCTTAGGCTGGCTTCGGTTCGCCAACTCGTCCCAACTCCATTCCCACCTGTACCAGATGTGTCTGCTACGGCTTGCGTTCCTTTGCCAAACACTACTTGTACTGGGTCTCACTTACTGCTCTGTACAAGTCAGCAAAGGTGTTCTACTCCTGTTTCTGTTCACGGTGCTGATTTGGTTTGCTGTAGAGGGAGGGCTGCATCTGGCACagtctgctttttcctggGGAGGGACCGGCCGCCGAAGGCGCCAGCATGTTAAGGACGTCAGTATTCAGCCATGCATGACACTCGCTCTGCTGTGCGAGCTGATTACTCCTCAAGTAGCAGTCTG GGTACTGGACTTGCCAGCAAAAACCGTCTTGACGACCCGCCTTCTTTCATCCTCGATTTGCCGAATCCTGTCTTTCTGCGCGAGATTGTCT CCTGCGGACTTGTTCGTAGTATCGTCTGTGGACGTAGGCCTTAGCATAGGTGCTGTAACTTCTTTGAGACGATGGGCCAACAACTCAGAGGATGTGGCACTTGTGGCGGCTGCTTCAGCAGCCCTCCTGTTTTCTGGGCTCACAACCGGTCTGTCGAGTCCTGGCACACCAGGGCGAACAACCGGATCAGTCTTCCCTTTTTCAGGAGTGCTATCCCGATGGACTGAAGAGGATAGTCAGCAGGAGAATCCTCGATGCAACGAAAACATTCCTGAACACCATGGCCACGCTGCAAAGACAGGCGTAGCTGGACCTGGGTACAGAAGTGTATTTTATCTGGAAGAGCGAAAACGTGTTCCTCATGTTGTGAGCcaagacgagaagaaccAGAATTTCCAAGCTGAAAACCGTTTTCGTGTGACGTCGGTGGGCCAGAGCGGAGCTGGAAGTGGACATCCGTTTTTCACTCGAGTTGGTTTTGGCGCCGACTCGGAAATGTCTTCTCATACGACAACAACACTGTTTGCTTCCCACCCGCGGGTACTGGCTCCGATGTTACAGCCGTCGATGCTGACACCGAGTGGGCTGCTCTCCGGCCACCTAGATCCATGTCCCTCTCACTCAACAGCGTCTCCAGGAGGAACCGGTAACAACAATGTTTCGCGTGTCGGTCACTGGCCACTAAGGAAAAAAGCCGTCGCGTCGGTGCACAATGTGGAGTTCTATGAAACACCTTCATGCCCGTCGTCGTGTTTGACAGGACCAGTGCAGAAGCATCCTATATGGGACTTGTGGTCAAACACGTACCACGTTAACACACATGAAGCCGAACCAAGGAGTGCAACCGACGTTGCAGG GCTGGTTCTGCGAGCGTCGGACATCCTgatcctttcttctcttgagCGATGTGGACACACAATTCAAATGCTCACTACGCATTCAGTTCCGAAGTTCCAAGAAAGCGGAGGCGACTCTGTGTCCGAGGTAGATTGCCGTCTCCTGAACGAAGTTGTGCTTGTTGAGTGCCACCACGTGGTGGACGAACTCGAGCTAATCCACAAAAACCTTGTTGGAATACTTCGTCTCTTAGGCCGATGCAGCCCAggttgttttgtctcgtcCGCAACGGTATCAAATTACCCATCGACGGACGAGGTGAACCCTCCCATATCAAAGCAGCCGAATTCCGATCTTTGGGAACGTTGTCACGGCGGCTGTCCGTCAAAATCGAGTCGGCGTGCTGTCGGGAACATTCAAGCGACTTGCCCGGCCTGTGGTTCATCAGATTTGTTACAGTGCGTTTGCATTGCCATCGACCAACCGCGCCCGTTTGAGCTATACCATTGTATGGACCTTCTCAAACGAGGAGCGGCCGTCGTCGCTCAGGCAACAAGCGTGAAAGTGCGAGTGGCCATCGCTGATGACGTGGACAGCCTCACGTCTGTCCGCTACGGAGATTGCTTTGGAGTTCCCAAGACAGAAGCTGTCAACATCAGGGACGAGCTGGGTCATGCGCAACGACTGACTGTAGAGCTTCACTCGTACCAAGGGCGGATGCGTCAGTCCGGAGAATTTCCAGAGGATCCAATTGCAGGAGGTGTAACGAGGGGAACCGTGACACACGGTGTCTCTGAACGAGCGGCCTCATCTTGCGAAGGCGACGTGAACGATCTTTGCCGCAATGTTAGAAATatggggagacagaaggaactTTGGTTGGAGGGACACGAGAAGGAGCTTCTTGTTGTTTTACAGTCTTTAATTGCGGCAGTGTCAGCAGCAGCATCTCCTGGAGACGAAGTAACTCTCTCAGTTCGCGTGGATACGGAGACATCTCCGGGGTGCCTAGAACATGCGGACTTTTGTTCTGCCGACCCTGCGACAGGGTTTAGGCActtggagacagacagaggggacgaggacgCGTTGCCATGTGAATCAGAATTTGACTCCTCAAAGGGTAGAGCAACCCGAAGCACAAGCCCGTTTTTCGTCACTTGGGAACAGCAGATGGAGTCAGCTTGGCATGCATTCTGTTTCGAAGTTACTCTCTTGACTAGTAGAGGCATTTCTCTCGAAAAACCAG GTGTTTCGGCTGAGGCGGAAATCGACATGCACCAGATGACACCTCACCTCCTGGCGGCATTCATCCGAGAATGCCTTGACTTACCCCGATGCGTGTATGCGCCTCATTCTTACGAACGGGACAATTATACTAGCACACAGCAGGTGCCACGTGCCGGTATCAGAGGGTATCGGGGAGCAACGACAAATGACGGCACATGCAGAGGTGTTCAGCACGGCGTGGACAGCATGCTTGGAGCAGAGCATGAACATTCGGGTCGTCGAAGCGAGAGGATGATGGTGGATGAACTGGAATCCACGAGGGCATCATGTAACGGTGTCGCTCGTTGCCCTGTGACGGGGGGTAGGTCGCAGTCCCCGTCCGACGGATGGGCCGCTGACAAGCCTGCGGTACCGCATGATAAGCTGAATGCTCTTTCATCTGTATTACGCTTCTGCCAGGCGGTCATTGAGAGACGATTCGGAGGTCGTTTAG GCACATCTCGCGTCAATACTTCAGCGGATTTTCAGAAAACGAGGATACCGCGAGAGATAGCACGCGACACTGTAAACAAAACCGTTGAGGAGCGGAGATCTGAGTCTTATTCGCAAGAGTTGACGAATCTTTTagcgagacgaagggagTCTACAGGGGAAGCAAGCAGTCGTGCGGATAAAGGGTTGCGGTTGGCTCAGGTGCCGTCTCAAGAtggcttttctgttttcttcactTTACCTCTTCGCCGGTGCCCGCTACCCCCTGGTGCTTCCAACACCTGTGACCGCCTTCGGTTTGTTGAAACAGGGTATGGGAAAATCCCGGGTCATGAGGCGAGTCTAGCCGGAGGGGATCATAGAAGGCACGCGGATGTGGGAGTCACTCCAATTTGTGCAGGAAGTCCGGGGCGGGGCCACTTGTGCCAGCCCAGGCGATCAGGCACAGAGAAGCATATGCAGTTCTCTGAGGCAGGAGTCACACACCAGCCAGGGAGTCGGAGTGACGGGAATACGGAAATGCGCTCCTTGAGCTCGGGAGCAAGAATTGGAAACTCTGCGGGCCTCTGGAGTTTAGACGACTCTCCGGCTACGGCCCGCTCACTTTCGGTGCCACAAGCCTCGGGATGTAGAGCAGCGGCACATCCGACAGTCTTCCCGGAAAAGAGGAATGCTGCGCATTCTTTGCACACAGCGGAAACAGTCGAGCGGATAGGATGCAAGATGAAAACAAGAAGCTTGACACGGGACACGAGGAGACAACAGGGGAGTGGAGGGCCTCTAGAGGAGTTAGAAGGAAAGGAGCACAATGTGCAACAGGCGGTTCGCGACCATGGACCGGTTCGACAGCTGTTGAAGATACGAGAACAGAAGACGTTCGAGGATGGTGAGGCGAACAACCGATTCAGAAGTGGCTTGTtgcgaggaaacgaggaaggcgagttCCCTGGTCGTGGACCAGCAGAAGGCAACACTCCCACTGGGAGCACGTGGAACACTAGCAAGTGCACCGCTACACGGGAATGTCTTCTCGACTTTGCTCTTCGGCATACGTCGAAGAAGCGTCCCAAGTACGGGTGTCTCCAAGATTCCGATAAGACCAGCAGCAGCACTGACGAATTTCCAACACGCTCCCGTGTATTGTTACCGTTCGGTGATGTGCCCTCTTTGATTCCATTTGTTTCTTCAGAACCTGCTCTGGTCGCCGAGATGAAACCGAAAGAGGATGCTGGGAATAATATAAACGTGCAATCGACTCAAACGCCGGTGTCATGTCATCGTCCCCAGCGAGACTGGCCGCCGACCGCCGCCAGCTTGTCGTCCCATCAAACGGCGACGAAGTGTCAGGTGCTCAATCCAGACACGCCGACAGTGGACGTGAGCATTCCGTGGGGGGTTCCTGGAACATATGGAGTGCTGAAAGCGAGCTCTCGAACAAGTGACAGATCAACGGAGGAATGCACTCGGAACGGGGAAGGCAAAGGTAGCTCCGATGCTCGAGTGGATGCTGGTAAACCTACTGGCTGCGCAAGTGGTAGCCATGCATGTTTGCAAATGAGAGATGTGAAGCACATTCGAAATGATCAAGGTGAAGGCGCTCTTCACACGCCTTCAGTCGCCTGTTGGGTTTGCAAAATGTCTCCGAaggccagagagagagcactGCGCCATAATCActtccctcctttctcgtccaGTGCTGATGAATCAGCATTTTCAGCAGCTGCTGATGCGCTTTTTGACGAGAGCGTGCGTATTGATCAGGAACATAAGCATAATGCAAAGCTGCTCTCTCCGGACAGCGCTGTATCCGAAAATAGAGTTGAAGGCCTGTCGAGACAATCAAAAGGGCCATCGATGCTCGGGGGCGCTCTGTCACACTCCGTggcggagaagcgcgagatgacgaaaaacgaacagcaaagagaagagaatgtAGGGGGACGAAAAAATGCACACATTGATAGGGAGACTAGCATCAGATTTCGAGTAGTACAGCCAGTTTTGTCCGGGGAACTGAACACCACAAACACTGTCGGGCTGACAGGACCCCCCTCGCCTAGGCGGACATCGGGCTCCGGTCACTGCACTTCTGCGAGACGAAAGTCGAGCAACAGCTTAGATATTCCTTTGTGTTCCCCTATGGTAGCCGGAAAACCGCGTATGGGAATTCTGGGAGAGGAACGTGAGCCGTGGTGTTTTCCCGCTGGATCGCACAGAGACCTGCGACCGTGTTCAGAGGCTGCTTTTGCGTTCCAGTCCGCAGTGGATCCTCTTGACTCTAACTATGAGTCCGAGGAAGCGTGTGAGCTGCGACAGCCAGGAAAAGGACTTCGGCAACACGGTAGAACATACCAgatggaaaagagaggcgaaggtgaccagaagaagcgcgagtcAGAAAAAGTCGTCGAAACAGGTTTGGAGCGTCAAAGCAACGCACAGAAACAGCTAGACCCTGTTCcccagacagaggagactgcAGCCACCGGTGACTCTCCTGCAGGAATAGACGCCATCAGGATAGGACTTCAGCAGTGTCTGGATCTACAGCGTAAGAAACATGGCGTGGGCACGTCAGCGAACCCCACTCATCGTCTTGTTGGCCACACATTGCCGGCCCAAGGAACCGAGGCATTCCTGGACGGCACGCTTAGTGACCAGTCAGTCAACCGTCGCACTGAAGAGCAACAAACCCCAGGAAACTCGTTTTCTTATGTTCCTCTGTTGGAACACGCAAATGCGAAATCGAATTCCCTTCATGATGAACCTTTAGCGGGTGGTGTGGAGACTCTCTGGTCTGGCTCGTCCGGAGACAGGCCAGCAACTGATCATGCGCCTCTATATGGGACAgtccgctctcttctctcatccG ATagagggaagcagacgacgagtcgaagaggagagggatACGAGGAAGAGGTTTCAACGCATCGTGAACGCATTAAGATGAACATGCAGAGTGCTGCAACTGCCCGCGGCCAGCAAGAACGGAGGCATTCGTGTCCCACAGAGCCTCTTCTCGGACCTGCTTGTACACACATGGATCATGCGTCGTCTTTACAAGTGATTCAAGACGAGAGTGCGGGTGATTGTGGATCTCGGGACGGTTTTGCCGGAATACTGTTgatgcctctctcttcccacGTCTACGCGATCCCGTCGCGGATTGCCTTGAAGAGACAGGGtgagacgggagagaagggaacacTTTGGGTAGATTCGCAGGAGCAGGGTGATGTTCGTCTGCGTGACAACGACGGTGCTGATGGGAATAAGGAGGCGATCCGCTTCCGGACAATTCACTCTTCCACGAGGACGCCCCCCCCTTGCCCTGTTCAGCGGGTGGCCCCGAACGAGgctgaggaaagaaaggagacagcgacacacTCCGTCTTCATCGACACGATCGAAGGCCTAGGTGAAGAGGACCAGCAGGAACGAAGGTGGATACAGCTCCAGCAGGAGGAGCAGCAGTTGCGTATGCAGCTGAAAAGAACGACGGGGTTGCTAGAGTCTCTCGCTGCCCGTCGAAAGAAGACCTATCACAATGTGCCGGCTGCAGATAACGAGAGACCACCCACAGTGCCTTCCTTCGTGAAGACAGCAGACGTGGAATCGAATGCCAACATGGGGGGAAGCAATCAGGACGGGCGAACACGCGGGGGAAAAAATGACGCTCGTCAAAGCGAAGACACATGCCAGAAAGAGCACGAGGCACCCTTCATCCTGACACGTTCTCTAGATGCAGAAGGCCACGACAAGGTTGTGCTCGCAGCCTCACGAGGTTGGTCACCGTCTTGCTTATCTGCCGGCAAAATCCTCTCATCGTCTTCCCCTCGAGAGGCTCCGTTGTCTTCATCTAACAATGAGGCATTCACTTGGAATCGAGCCCGTTACCAAGGTTTCTCTGGTGCAGAAGAGGAATTGTTCCCGTCGGCTCGCGCGGAAATCCCAGGGGGGAAGACATTCACGAGCCCGCCCGTCGTCTGGGGGCGGCAAGGAGCGATAGGCGCTAATGGGACGCCTATGATTGTGCCTAGGAAGCTTCGTGAAACTACTTACGAGAACGATCAGTGTCGCACGAATGACGCTTGTGGCTTTGCCAGAGGAAAGCATCAGACTTGGCTAAGCATCTATGGTACACCCCTAACGGCGGTAAGAACTGTAAGCTCAGGGTCACAAGGGTCCGAGAAGAGGCAGTCGGGAACTCTGATGAGCACGCTACAGCGCAAGGATCGGGACTCAGGCGGTTGTGAACAGGTCGGTCTCAAAAATAGGAAAGGATGCTCGTTGGGATTTAGCACAGCACATATACCGATGGGCTTCCATGGAACTCCAATGACGGAGCCTCGAATTGTCAGGCCGAGAGGTTCACCAGAACACTCGAACGAGAACGGGAGACGACAGTga
- a CDS encoding hypothetical protein (encoded by transcript TGME49_245540): protein MSFSHVSSRPANANYVQQGRCRLGYARNNRKILYGSGHETGTTAANERGCRCRETSSSHQTACWPAWAHGQDAALSVQFHGNNERLAGKEQYWTLILAATFTKCGINSRPLRKCSEYLPDMLPNASRFNGQATSGHANAKVHPRFVERDYFDCAPLALSGH from the exons ATGTCTTTCTCTCATGTTTCTTCCCGGCCAGCAAACGCTAATTACGTACAACAGGGACGCTGCAGGCTCGGATACGCAAGAAATAATCGCAAAATTCTGTACGGTTCTGGGCACGAAACTGGGACCACAGCTGCAAATGAAAGGGGCTGTCGCTGCCGGGAAACAAGTTCCTCACATCAGACTGCCTGCTGGCCTGCCTGGGCGCATGGACAAGACGCGGCTCTCTCGGTTCAGTTCCACGGAAATAATGAGCGCCTCGCAG GCAAGGAGCAATACTGGACATTAATACTCGCTGCCACTTTTACCAAATGTGGTATCAACAGCCGCCCCCTACGGAAATGCAGCGAATACCTGCCTGATATGTTGCCAAACGCGTCTCGCTTCAACGGACAAGCGACTTCCGGGCATGCCAATGCAAAAGTGCATCCGCGTTTCGTAGAAAGAGACTACTTCGACTGTGCTCCTTTGGCACTTTCAGGACACTGA